The proteins below are encoded in one region of Leptotrichia sp. oral taxon 218:
- a CDS encoding type II toxin-antitoxin system RelE/ParE family toxin — MKYSLMYSEKAQKQLNKLDNSMKSKILKYIDQNLFDTDNPKKFGKALRYNLKGFWRYRVENYRIIAKIEENELLILVVQIDKRDKIYI, encoded by the coding sequence ATGAAATATAGTCTAATGTACTCTGAAAAAGCACAGAAACAACTAAATAAACTAGATAATTCTATGAAATCAAAAATTTTAAAATATATTGATCAAAATCTTTTCGATACAGATAATCCAAAAAAATTTGGAAAAGCTTTAAGATATAATCTAAAAGGATTTTGGAGATATCGAGTTGAAAATTATAGGATTATTGCAAAAATTGAAGAAAATGAATTACTTATTTTGGTTGTTCAAATAGATAAAAGGGATAAAATTTATATTTAA
- a CDS encoding DUF6290 family protein yields the protein MKILEKITFLLLFFSFYVKIALIEIIRKGVKSMITVSINANPDIENKINNYVKENNINLNQVMLDLILEKIEDEEDYKLAIEAYEEEKDNRENWISHEDLIKKLGLENEI from the coding sequence ATGAAAATTTTAGAAAAAATAACATTTTTATTGCTTTTCTTTTCTTTTTATGTTAAAATTGCATTAATAGAAATAATAAGAAAGGGTGTGAAATCAATGATAACCGTTTCTATAAATGCTAATCCTGACATAGAGAACAAAATAAATAACTATGTTAAGGAAAATAATATCAATTTAAACCAGGTAATGTTAGATTTAATTCTTGAAAAAATCGAAGATGAAGAAGACTACAAATTGGCTATTGAGGCTTATGAAGAAGAAAAAGACAACAGAGAAAACTGGATTAGCCACGAAGATTTAATAAAAAAATTAGGGTTGGAAAATGAAATATAG
- a CDS encoding amino acid ABC transporter permease encodes MKNIENLRKVLKVSFFLIIVAVGFIFAFPKELKPHEWKLYLVDSYLVTTVGLTIGGALIGIFFGMFLAFLKFQKTKFPTFDMAKEIIIDEYIDIMRGTPMILQLLILSVLIKVFDNYWIAMIALGLNSAAYVAEVVRSGIESIDKGQMEAARATGMPYKMAMNEIIMPQAVKNILPALVNEFITLFKETSVVGYISVVDITMNSNGLQASYYSVGPILFTGIIYYVSVKVFSFLGRILEVRLRRND; translated from the coding sequence ATGAAAAATATAGAAAATTTGAGAAAAGTATTAAAAGTATCATTTTTCCTGATAATTGTAGCAGTTGGATTTATATTTGCATTTCCAAAAGAATTAAAACCACATGAATGGAAACTTTACCTTGTTGACAGTTATTTAGTAACAACGGTTGGATTGACAATTGGAGGAGCTTTAATTGGAATATTTTTTGGAATGTTTTTGGCGTTTTTGAAATTTCAAAAAACAAAATTTCCAACTTTTGATATGGCAAAGGAAATAATAATTGATGAATACATAGATATAATGCGTGGAACACCTATGATATTACAATTACTTATACTTTCAGTGCTTATAAAAGTATTTGATAATTACTGGATAGCAATGATTGCGTTGGGTTTAAATAGTGCTGCATATGTTGCGGAAGTGGTGCGTTCGGGAATTGAAAGTATTGACAAAGGACAAATGGAAGCGGCAAGAGCAACAGGAATGCCTTATAAAATGGCAATGAACGAAATAATTATGCCACAAGCTGTAAAAAATATATTACCTGCACTTGTAAACGAATTTATCACGCTATTTAAAGAAACATCTGTTGTGGGATATATAAGTGTCGTTGATATAACAATGAATAGTAATGGACTTCAAGCCTCTTATTATAGTGTTGGACCAATATTATTTACAGGTATTATTTACTATGTGAGTGTAAAAGTATTTTCATTTTTAGGAAGAATACTGGAAGTGAGGTTAAGAAGAAATGATTAA
- a CDS encoding amino acid ABC transporter ATP-binding protein yields MIKIKNLKKSYGKLEVLKGINTEIREGEVISIIGPSGSGKSTFLRCINRLEEPTSGEIFIHGTNILQKNVNINKIRENVGMVFQHFNLYPHKTVLENIILGPVKLKKISKVEAEEKAIELLKKVGLEDKKDVYPNKLSGGQKQRVAIARALAMDPQIMLFDEPTSALDPEMIGEVLIVMKELAQAGMTMIVVTHEMGFARNVANRVFFMDGGHILEDAAPSEVFENPKNDRTKEFLRKVLNPID; encoded by the coding sequence ATGATTAAAATAAAAAATCTAAAGAAATCGTATGGAAAACTTGAAGTTCTAAAGGGAATTAATACGGAAATAAGAGAAGGAGAAGTGATTTCAATAATAGGACCGTCTGGTTCGGGGAAATCGACTTTTTTAAGATGCATTAATAGGCTTGAAGAACCAACTTCAGGGGAAATTTTTATACATGGAACGAATATTTTACAAAAAAATGTGAATATAAATAAAATTCGTGAAAATGTCGGAATGGTTTTTCAGCATTTTAATCTATATCCACATAAAACTGTGCTTGAGAATATTATTTTGGGACCAGTAAAATTAAAAAAAATCTCAAAAGTTGAAGCTGAAGAAAAAGCAATTGAATTGTTGAAAAAAGTTGGTTTGGAAGATAAAAAAGATGTTTATCCAAATAAGTTATCAGGTGGACAAAAACAAAGGGTAGCAATTGCAAGAGCATTAGCTATGGATCCACAAATTATGTTATTTGATGAACCTACAAGTGCACTTGATCCAGAGATGATAGGAGAAGTTCTTATTGTTATGAAGGAACTTGCACAAGCTGGAATGACAATGATTGTAGTAACTCACGAGATGGGATTCGCAAGAAATGTTGCAAATAGAGTATTTTTTATGGATGGTGGACATATTTTGGAAGATGCAGCTCCAAGTGAAGTTTTTGAAAATCCTAAAAATGATAGAACAAAAGAGTTTTTGAGAAAAGTTTTGAATCCGATTGATTAA
- a CDS encoding basic amino acid ABC transporter substrate-binding protein encodes MKKVFLMLTLLIFGLTSCGGNKETKDSKKLRVGLNAVFAPFEYKENGQVVGFDVDLINEIAKDLNYETEIIDQSFDGLIPSLKAGKIDVIVSGMTATEDRKKSVDFTDDYFVSKQLYIRKKGNNSVTASTLKGKKIGVLLGSIQEIAARKIDGAVVVPNKSIVNTILDLKMGKVDALIMDNVVAIEYMKKNPEMEIFDEKADKEGMAMAFDKGKNPELIQKVNAELKKLKENGKYDELLKKYNLNLSK; translated from the coding sequence ATGAAAAAAGTATTTTTAATGTTGACATTGTTAATTTTTGGATTGACTTCGTGTGGTGGAAATAAAGAAACTAAGGACTCGAAAAAATTGAGAGTTGGGTTGAATGCAGTTTTTGCACCGTTTGAATATAAAGAAAATGGACAAGTTGTGGGATTTGATGTGGATTTGATAAACGAGATTGCAAAAGATTTGAACTATGAAACTGAAATTATTGACCAGTCGTTTGATGGACTTATTCCGTCATTAAAAGCTGGAAAAATTGATGTTATAGTTTCTGGAATGACTGCGACAGAAGATAGAAAAAAATCAGTGGATTTCACAGATGACTATTTTGTATCAAAACAACTTTATATTAGAAAAAAAGGAAATAATTCAGTTACCGCTTCAACTTTAAAAGGGAAAAAAATTGGAGTTTTACTTGGGTCAATTCAAGAAATTGCGGCTAGAAAAATTGATGGAGCTGTTGTTGTGCCAAATAAAAGTATTGTAAATACAATTTTGGATTTAAAAATGGGAAAAGTTGATGCTCTTATAATGGACAATGTAGTTGCAATCGAATATATGAAAAAAAATCCTGAAATGGAAATTTTTGATGAAAAAGCTGATAAAGAAGGAATGGCAATGGCATTTGACAAAGGAAAAAATCCTGAATTAATTCAAAAAGTAAATGCAGAACTTAAAAAATTGAAAGAAAATGGAAAATATGATGAATTGCTTAAAAAATATAATCTTAATTTAAGTAAATAA
- a CDS encoding OmpA family protein, with product MKKPVVLAMSSIVAMSVPTVSGKVTTSEMRKEIIRANVADVTEEDEEDNVPTLDPPNPEKPVDDPDLITVSLTQDGTGTKIDKDENDVQKKNSNLDLAPENTPKTGEILENENDKFELTKSDLISLRSHELVFDKNSAKLKKEAYPVLEDVKAYAEKNDFLISVVGYTDTTGVKAYNKRLSQKRAESVSSSLLNIGLAEDRIVSVLGRGEKNPVGSNDTEEGRVKNRRVEFKFIKKGQI from the coding sequence ATGAAAAAACCGGTAGTGTTAGCGATGTCCTCGATTGTGGCAATGTCAGTGCCAACTGTTTCAGGAAAAGTAACAACTTCGGAAATGAGAAAAGAAATCATTCGAGCAAATGTGGCTGATGTGACAGAAGAAGATGAAGAAGACAATGTCCCAACATTAGATCCGCCTAATCCCGAAAAGCCTGTGGATGATCCTGATTTAATAACAGTTTCACTCACACAGGATGGAACGGGAACAAAAATAGATAAAGACGAAAATGATGTACAGAAGAAAAATTCTAATTTGGATTTAGCACCGGAAAATACTCCTAAAACTGGTGAAATTTTAGAGAATGAAAATGACAAATTTGAGTTGACAAAGTCTGATTTGATTTCACTTCGTTCTCATGAATTGGTTTTTGATAAAAATAGTGCTAAGCTAAAAAAAGAAGCTTATCCTGTTTTGGAAGATGTAAAAGCTTATGCTGAAAAAAATGATTTTTTGATTTCAGTAGTTGGATATACTGATACAACTGGTGTAAAAGCGTATAATAAAAGATTGTCGCAAAAAAGAGCAGAAAGCGTTAGTTCAAGCCTCTTGAATATTGGTCTTGCGGAAGATAGAATAGTAAGTGTCCTTGGACGAGGTGAAAAAAATCCTGTAGGTTCAAATGACACTGAAGAAGGAAGAGTAAAAAATAGAAGAGTAGAATTTAAGTTTATAAAAAAAGGTCAAATATAA
- the ytvI gene encoding sporulation integral membrane protein YtvI → MASYKDFDFKKLYFIVYIALILLVVFLAFKLGVFLFPFTLALFISIIIRPLVRFLMNKLKFSKKTASIISIVTFLIVFFGLIGILSLKFFGEIYKLSQNLNNYSSDIQNLWTENVKKVYTYLGNFPAGFNDQLNNTINSFVSKGSVKLGSFINGVISFVTSIPTLILYIVITILSTFFMILDRDEILSYLEHQLPKSWLDKVFNIKTEMFTVLVSYLKAQAILGSICLIESLILLNLLAFLKFDVPYPLLMSIIICIADILPILGAGTILIPWSVLSFATGNIKLGIGLLISYLIIMSVRQMLEPKLISQNLGVHPLITLISMYSGFKVFGVSGFLIGPVVMIILKNVFSKELEVGFFRDIFGNGDDKNKTKKRQKKDK, encoded by the coding sequence ATGGCAAGTTATAAAGATTTTGACTTTAAAAAATTATATTTTATCGTATATATAGCATTAATTTTACTAGTAGTATTTTTGGCATTTAAGCTGGGAGTTTTTTTATTTCCATTTACTCTTGCACTTTTTATTTCAATAATAATAAGACCTCTTGTAAGATTTTTAATGAATAAGCTAAAATTTTCAAAAAAAACTGCTTCAATAATTTCAATTGTAACATTTTTAATCGTATTTTTTGGACTAATTGGAATACTTTCCCTAAAATTTTTTGGAGAAATTTACAAATTGTCTCAAAATTTAAATAATTATAGTTCCGATATTCAAAATTTGTGGACAGAAAATGTAAAAAAAGTTTACACCTATTTGGGAAATTTTCCTGCAGGATTTAATGATCAGCTAAATAACACGATTAATAGCTTTGTGTCAAAAGGTTCTGTAAAACTTGGCTCATTTATAAATGGCGTTATAAGTTTTGTAACTTCTATTCCAACTTTAATTTTATATATTGTGATCACGATTTTATCAACATTTTTTATGATTTTAGATAGAGATGAAATACTTAGTTATCTGGAACATCAATTGCCAAAAAGTTGGCTAGATAAAGTATTTAACATAAAGACAGAAATGTTTACAGTGCTTGTTTCATATTTAAAAGCACAGGCAATTTTAGGTTCAATTTGTCTTATTGAATCATTGATTTTATTGAATTTATTAGCATTCTTAAAATTTGATGTGCCGTATCCGCTTCTTATGTCAATTATTATTTGTATTGCTGATATTTTGCCAATTTTAGGAGCTGGGACAATTTTAATTCCATGGTCTGTCTTATCTTTTGCCACAGGAAATATAAAATTGGGAATTGGACTTCTTATTTCGTATTTAATAATTATGTCAGTTAGACAAATGTTAGAACCAAAATTAATAAGTCAAAATTTGGGAGTTCATCCCTTAATTACGCTTATTTCAATGTATTCTGGCTTCAAAGTTTTTGGAGTCAGTGGATTTTTGATAGGACCTGTTGTCATGATCATTTTAAAAAATGTTTTTTCAAAAGAATTAGAAGTTGGATTTTTTAGAGATATTTTTGGAAATGGCGATGATAAAAATAAAACCAAAAAAAGACAAAAAAAAGACAAATAA
- a CDS encoding HAD family phosphatase, which yields MTKNIAAFFDIDGTIYRDSLLIEHFKMLLQYEYIDMSSWEKKVKEKFSKWENRTGDYDDYLDELVRTYMEALKNFSKNDMDFIAKRVMVLKGDKVYRYTRERLLYHQKENHKVIIISGSPNFLVSKLAKKYGVKDYRASVYKVDEKGNFTGEVKPMWDAESKQKAISYFVKKYNIDLEKSYAYGDTTGDLTMFKNVGHAIAINPAKKLLEKIKEDENLREKVKIIVERKDVIYSLNAKVEIL from the coding sequence ATGACGAAAAATATAGCGGCTTTTTTTGATATAGACGGAACAATTTATAGAGATTCATTATTAATTGAGCATTTTAAGATGCTTCTTCAGTATGAGTATATAGATATGAGCAGTTGGGAGAAAAAAGTGAAGGAAAAATTTTCTAAATGGGAAAATAGAACTGGGGATTATGACGACTATTTAGATGAGTTGGTGCGAACTTATATGGAAGCGCTTAAAAATTTCAGTAAAAATGATATGGATTTTATTGCAAAAAGAGTGATGGTGCTAAAAGGAGATAAAGTTTATCGCTACACAAGAGAAAGACTTTTGTATCATCAAAAGGAAAATCACAAAGTCATAATAATTTCTGGAAGTCCAAATTTTTTGGTGAGTAAACTTGCAAAAAAATATGGTGTAAAAGATTACCGTGCTTCGGTTTATAAAGTTGATGAAAAGGGGAATTTTACTGGAGAAGTTAAACCTATGTGGGACGCTGAAAGTAAGCAGAAAGCTATTTCTTATTTTGTGAAAAAATATAATATTGATTTAGAAAAATCTTATGCTTATGGAGATACGACTGGAGATTTGACTATGTTTAAAAATGTGGGACATGCCATTGCGATTAATCCTGCAAAAAAATTGCTTGAAAAAATAAAAGAAGATGAAAATTTGAGAGAAAAAGTGAAAATTATAGTTGAAAGAAAAGATGTAATCTATAGTTTGAATGCAAAAGTCGAAATTTTATAA
- a CDS encoding DUF3829 domain-containing protein: MKKYIFIGILALLATVSCGKKDGSKNGAKDKVQVTYVKDELSPDRLAKYTEYVRISEVPNSDEWLMLFDGIDEGKFKNAKEEVLTNLKGNDAVENIKSSVKLLGNQIRDLGDVMQKNPKFEVIDTNAENLLKSLVDEQKVLNEIDDYFEKGEYKADNLGRVKELNDKFKLVSQTRKENDKILANSLQEMSVSINKKLSEKFKKNNKKFKSNLLDFVTAINKFSEGAFSKNNLNYDENEIENLEKLNEEVKKSYRNLETMTLDDARKENVNKENYEKIKKNAKMMTESIENMIKSIKAKNIEATVKNASNILGGKTDLENIYGTLIMKN; this comes from the coding sequence ATGAAAAAATATATTTTTATTGGAATTTTAGCGTTACTTGCCACAGTTTCGTGCGGGAAGAAAGATGGTAGTAAAAATGGCGCAAAAGATAAAGTTCAAGTTACTTATGTAAAAGATGAATTAAGTCCTGATAGATTAGCTAAATATACAGAATATGTAAGGATAAGCGAAGTTCCTAATTCAGATGAGTGGCTTATGTTATTTGATGGAATTGATGAAGGAAAATTTAAAAATGCAAAAGAAGAAGTTTTAACTAATCTAAAAGGGAATGACGCTGTTGAAAATATAAAAAGTTCGGTAAAATTACTGGGAAATCAAATTAGGGATTTGGGAGATGTGATGCAAAAAAATCCAAAATTTGAAGTAATTGACACAAATGCGGAAAATCTTTTGAAATCGCTTGTTGATGAACAAAAAGTGTTAAACGAAATAGACGACTATTTTGAAAAAGGTGAATATAAAGCTGATAATTTAGGAAGAGTAAAAGAATTAAACGATAAATTTAAATTAGTTTCGCAGACAAGAAAAGAAAATGATAAAATTTTAGCAAATTCATTACAAGAGATGTCAGTTTCAATAAATAAAAAATTGTCAGAGAAATTTAAGAAAAATAATAAAAAATTTAAATCAAATTTACTTGATTTTGTAACTGCAATAAATAAATTTTCAGAAGGAGCATTTTCAAAAAATAATTTGAATTATGATGAAAATGAAATTGAAAATTTGGAAAAATTAAATGAAGAAGTAAAAAAATCGTATAGAAATCTTGAAACTATGACTTTGGACGATGCTAGAAAAGAAAATGTGAATAAAGAAAATTATGAAAAAATCAAGAAAAATGCTAAAATGATGACTGAAAGTATTGAAAATATGATAAAATCTATAAAAGCTAAAAATATTGAAGCAACAGTTAAAAATGCAAGTAATATTTTGGGTGGAAAAACTGATTTGGAAAATATTTATGGAACATTGATAATGAAAAATTAA
- a CDS encoding fructose bisphosphate aldolase, with the protein MKERLERMRNGKGFIAALDQSGGSTPKALKLYGIDESEYSNDTEMFDLIHKMRTRIIKSPAFSDKEIVGAILFEQTMDRKIDDKYTADFLWEEKGVLPFLKVDKGLEELEDGVQVMKPIPGLDDLLSRANERHIFGTKMRSVIKKASQAGIAKVVDQQFEVADKIIAAGLVPIIEPEVDIHNVDKAECETILKNEIKKHLDKLPETSNVMLKVTLPTVENFYEDLTKHPRVVRVVALSGGYPRKEANEILAKNKGVIASFSRALTEGLSAQQSDDEFNKDLAEAIKEIYEASVK; encoded by the coding sequence ATGAAAGAAAGATTAGAAAGAATGAGAAACGGAAAGGGATTTATTGCAGCATTGGATCAAAGTGGTGGAAGTACTCCAAAAGCCTTAAAATTGTATGGAATTGATGAAAGTGAATATTCTAATGATACAGAAATGTTTGACTTGATTCATAAAATGAGAACTAGAATTATAAAAAGTCCTGCTTTTAGTGATAAGGAAATTGTAGGAGCTATTTTATTTGAACAAACTATGGATAGAAAAATTGATGATAAATATACAGCTGACTTTTTGTGGGAAGAAAAAGGAGTTTTACCTTTCTTAAAAGTTGATAAAGGACTAGAAGAATTGGAAGATGGAGTTCAAGTTATGAAACCTATTCCTGGATTAGACGATCTTTTGAGCCGAGCAAACGAAAGACATATTTTCGGAACAAAAATGCGTTCTGTTATTAAAAAAGCATCTCAAGCAGGAATTGCAAAAGTTGTAGATCAACAATTTGAAGTTGCAGATAAAATTATTGCAGCTGGACTTGTTCCAATTATAGAACCAGAAGTAGATATTCACAATGTTGATAAAGCAGAATGTGAAACTATTTTGAAAAATGAAATTAAAAAACATCTTGATAAATTGCCTGAAACTTCAAATGTTATGTTAAAAGTTACACTTCCAACAGTTGAAAACTTTTATGAAGATTTGACAAAACATCCAAGAGTTGTAAGAGTTGTCGCATTATCAGGAGGTTATCCAAGAAAAGAAGCAAACGAAATTCTTGCTAAAAATAAAGGAGTTATCGCAAGTTTCTCAAGAGCATTAACTGAAGGATTGTCAGCACAACAAAGTGATGATGAATTTAACAAAGATTTGGCTGAAGCTATTAAAGAAATTTATGAAGCTTCTGTAAAATAA
- a CDS encoding amino acid ABC transporter substrate-binding protein, with protein sequence MKKVLLLMILALSLVMCSVKKDETKEVSKDGIPKKIIVGLDDSFVPMGFKNEKGEIVGFDIDLARAVAKKIGSEVEFKPINWDSKILDLNAGNIDLIWNGLTITDERKKETQMSNPYLESHQLIVTRIDEKIGNKNDLAGKNVGSQTQSSGEEAVKRAGFDKKFKDFKSYAQYDQAFMDLDAKRVDAIVADEVLAKYTKKVKETQAKKELYKILKDDFGQEEYAVAAKKGNTKLIDAINKAIEELKKDGTYQQIYSKWFKD encoded by the coding sequence ATGAAAAAAGTATTATTACTGATGATTTTGGCGCTGTCGCTTGTAATGTGTAGTGTTAAAAAAGATGAGACAAAAGAAGTTAGCAAAGATGGAATTCCAAAAAAAATTATTGTGGGACTTGATGATTCATTTGTTCCTATGGGATTTAAGAATGAAAAAGGTGAAATTGTCGGATTTGATATCGACTTAGCTCGTGCAGTTGCTAAAAAAATTGGAAGTGAAGTTGAATTTAAACCGATAAATTGGGATTCTAAAATTCTTGATTTGAATGCTGGAAATATAGATTTGATTTGGAATGGACTTACAATTACAGATGAAAGAAAAAAAGAAACTCAGATGTCTAATCCTTATTTAGAATCACATCAGCTTATTGTGACAAGAATTGATGAAAAAATTGGAAATAAAAATGATTTAGCTGGAAAAAATGTTGGAAGCCAGACTCAGAGCAGTGGAGAAGAAGCTGTAAAAAGAGCTGGGTTTGACAAAAAATTTAAAGATTTTAAAAGTTATGCTCAATATGACCAAGCGTTTATGGATTTGGACGCTAAGAGAGTTGACGCTATAGTTGCCGATGAAGTTTTGGCAAAATATACTAAAAAAGTTAAAGAAACACAAGCTAAAAAAGAATTATACAAAATTTTAAAAGACGATTTTGGTCAGGAAGAATATGCGGTTGCGGCTAAAAAAGGAAATACAAAATTGATTGATGCAATTAATAAAGCAATTGAAGAATTGAAGAAAGACGGGACTTATCAACAAATTTATTCAAAATGGTTTAAAGATTAA
- a CDS encoding amino acid ABC transporter permease, which produces MTFFQIFFELVKTLPSMFLLYITTIVFSVPLGILGALSYTGKNKIIKFLISTYTWIFRGTPLMLQLLMMYYGLPLIKIKGYSITLTAYMAVAITFVINYAAYLIEIIRSGLESIDKGQHEAAKVLGYTYWQKIIYIILPQALRRVLPTLGNEAITLIKDTSLMYILAVTEVMKRTKDLANISYTITPYICAIIIYLILSFCIDRLFKVIEKRNKVRI; this is translated from the coding sequence ATGACCTTTTTTCAAATATTTTTTGAACTTGTAAAGACATTGCCAAGTATGTTTTTGTTGTATATAACAACGATAGTATTTTCCGTCCCGTTAGGAATTCTAGGTGCGTTGTCATATACTGGAAAAAATAAAATTATAAAATTTTTAATTTCAACTTACACTTGGATTTTTCGTGGAACACCGCTTATGCTGCAACTTTTGATGATGTATTATGGATTGCCGCTTATAAAAATAAAAGGATATAGCATAACTTTGACAGCTTACATGGCCGTTGCAATAACATTTGTGATAAATTATGCAGCATATCTTATTGAAATTATAAGAAGTGGACTTGAGAGCATTGATAAAGGGCAACACGAAGCTGCGAAAGTCTTGGGATATACATATTGGCAAAAAATAATTTATATAATTTTGCCACAAGCCTTAAGAAGAGTTCTTCCAACTTTGGGAAATGAAGCAATTACTCTTATAAAAGATACATCGCTTATGTATATTTTGGCTGTTACAGAAGTTATGAAGAGAACAAAAGATTTGGCGAATATTTCTTACACAATAACTCCTTATATTTGTGCAATTATCATTTATTTGATTTTGAGTTTTTGTATTGACAGATTGTTTAAAGTTATTGAAAAACGAAATAAAGTTAGAATATAA
- a CDS encoding amino acid ABC transporter ATP-binding protein: protein MIEVKNLRKNFGKNEVLHDINLTVNRGEVVSLIGPSGSGKSTILRCIIDLETITDGDIFIEGKNLKDKKLKKEILLKTGMVFQSFNLFPHMTVRNNIVRTLKLVKKSSVSEATKIVKEVLEVVGLADKIDNFPSELSGGQRQRVAIARALALRPDILLFDEPTSALDPELVKEVLDIIRKLKNEKITMLIVSHEMNFVKEISDKVVVLENGKILEKGTSKQIFENPESSRVKEFLNTIY, encoded by the coding sequence ATAATTGAAGTAAAAAATTTGAGAAAAAATTTTGGTAAAAATGAGGTCTTGCACGACATAAATTTGACTGTTAATAGAGGGGAAGTCGTTTCGCTTATAGGGCCTTCAGGAAGTGGGAAGTCTACAATTTTGAGATGTATCATTGATTTGGAGACAATTACCGATGGCGATATTTTTATCGAAGGAAAAAATTTGAAGGATAAAAAATTAAAAAAAGAGATTTTATTAAAAACAGGGATGGTTTTTCAGTCGTTCAATTTGTTCCCGCATATGACGGTGAGAAATAATATTGTGAGAACACTAAAATTGGTGAAAAAATCTTCTGTGAGTGAAGCTACAAAAATTGTAAAAGAAGTTTTGGAAGTCGTTGGACTTGCCGATAAAATTGATAATTTTCCGAGTGAGCTCTCAGGAGGACAAAGACAGAGGGTGGCAATTGCTAGAGCACTGGCACTTAGACCTGATATTTTGCTTTTTGATGAGCCGACTTCGGCGCTTGATCCAGAGCTTGTAAAAGAAGTCTTAGATATTATAAGAAAATTGAAGAACGAAAAAATAACAATGTTAATTGTAAGCCATGAGATGAATTTTGTGAAAGAAATTTCAGATAAAGTTGTCGTTTTAGAAAATGGGAAAATACTAGAAAAGGGGACTTCTAAACAGATTTTTGAAAATCCAGAATCTAGTCGTGTGAAAGAATTTTTGAATACAATTTATTAA
- a CDS encoding methionine ABC transporter permease, producing the protein MRFDWIEFFQFQNMIVPLWETIYMVGIATLVSLVIGFPIGILLVTSEEKGIKPNKSLHKILDVILVNITRSIPFIILMVLLLPLMRFIVGTSIGSVPFIIPLALGAAPFVARIIEGALKEVDEGLIEASKSMGATSKEIILKVMIPEALPSLVHGITLTIITLIGYSALAGTIGGGGLGNSAVMDGYQNQNYAIIWQATIVIIVLVQIIQFIGDTIVNKIIEKRKKV; encoded by the coding sequence ATGAGATTTGATTGGATAGAATTTTTTCAATTTCAAAATATGATTGTACCACTTTGGGAAACAATTTATATGGTTGGAATTGCGACTTTAGTTTCATTAGTTATTGGTTTTCCAATAGGAATTTTGTTGGTTACTTCTGAAGAGAAAGGAATTAAGCCGAATAAATCACTGCATAAAATCTTAGATGTTATTTTGGTAAATATAACAAGATCAATTCCATTTATTATATTAATGGTTTTGTTGCTTCCATTAATGAGATTTATTGTGGGAACTTCCATTGGAAGTGTTCCGTTTATTATACCACTTGCGTTAGGTGCTGCTCCATTTGTTGCAAGAATAATTGAAGGAGCATTAAAAGAAGTGGATGAAGGATTAATAGAAGCTTCAAAATCAATGGGAGCAACTTCTAAAGAAATAATTTTAAAAGTGATGATACCAGAAGCATTACCTTCGTTAGTACATGGAATTACTTTGACAATTATCACGCTTATTGGGTATTCTGCACTTGCTGGAACTATTGGCGGTGGAGGATTAGGAAATTCGGCTGTAATGGATGGTTATCAAAATCAAAATTATGCAATTATATGGCAAGCTACAATAGTTATTATTGTTTTAGTTCAAATTATACAATTTATTGGAGATACAATTGTAAATAAAATTATTGAAAAAAGAAAAAAAGTATAA